The following is a genomic window from Chiloscyllium plagiosum isolate BGI_BamShark_2017 unplaced genomic scaffold, ASM401019v2 scaf_2195, whole genome shotgun sequence.
GCTGCGGCCTGACCCACTGCCCCAGCCGCGGCACGCGCCTACCCACCTGCCGTCGGCTGTCATCCTGATGAGCGAGACCTCGGCTGGCGTCCCCACGAAGGCTCCGATGGCTCCTGCTGTCATGCCGATCAGCGCCTTCAGCAGGAAGTTGGGCGGCGTCCCATCGGCTTTGGTGAGCTTCTCGAAGAGCACGGTGTAGATCCCCAGCCGGGTGGTCGTGTAGGTGGCCTGGCGCAGCAGGCCAGCTGAGAGGCTGCAGCCGCCaaccgggggaggggggggtacAGGGAGAGTATGACCGGGTGACTGATAgtattttattaataaaagacTGCATGAAACTGTTAATAATATAGGGTAAACACTTTGTATCAAAAAACTGATGCTGTCAGCAAAAAAACTTTTCCCCCTGTATATCACAAATACATGGGATAACTGCTTAAAACAAAAGTTACATGCAACAGTCCATTAGAATCCATCAAATTCACTGTCCTCATCACTTGCACCATTGAATAATTCATTCCAGTTGCTTAGGTAAAGCATATCGCCGCATTGATCATCTGCATCTGCACTCTCAAGAAGATTGATTTGACATCACTTCCATCTGAACAAGAATAGTCATCCTCCGCACCATTTAAAGCATTAGAAATTCTACATTTTTTGAAGGTTTTCgcaataatttcagttttcatcttGTTCAACAATCCACTCACATACAGTTAAAAGTAAGGGAACACGCATGTTGCCACACTTTGTGAAGCTTTTTCCCTTCTTGCATCCAATTGTCCCATTTCTTCTGTATTAAGTCCTTAAAAGGTTTATTGATGCTAACATCCAATGGCTGCATCATGCTCGTAAGGCCTTCAAGAATCATTGCAATGTCAGTATTGTTAACTCAAAGTTCACTGATAATACCTTTTTTCCACTCTGATCCAAACCAGTGAGCTTTTTCCCTTTCTACGTCCACCTGGTCACATATTCCAGACCTTCTATATGTTTTTACTCCTATCTTGTCCACAGTTCTGTTCCCTAGCATAGCAAAATTcattagtagaaagtgaggactgcagatgttggagatcaatgtcaagaatgtggtgcttgaaaagcacagcaggtcaggcagcatctgtggagcaggaggaTTTGTGTTTTGGGATTTCCTGAaagattttcctgatgaagggtttatgcctgaaatgcagattctcctgttcctcggatgctgcctggcctgctgtgcttttccagcaccacactctcaatatcAAAGTTCATTGGGGTTTTGTCCATATTTTCTACCCGTTTTTCTTCCGACTTCTGATCACAAAGCGATGGAACCATGTTAACCTGCCATTAAGTTCTCGTTGGCATTGGGCAATCTTGGCTTTCTGTCTAAGCAGTAAATCATACATAAATGTACTGCACCATCCAGCACTGGTTTTGAAatccatctctttttttttttgcttcattctTGGCGCACATTCTTACAAGTTGTCGAGTCACTATGCTTCCATTCTGATGACGCTGATTTACCCAATCAACAATCTTTTCTTCTAGTTTTGGCCACTTATTCAGTTTTCCTCAGTTGGCATACTAATattttgaggtaaaaacaatgactgcagatgctggtaaccagattctggatcagtggtgctggaagagcacagcaattcaggcagcatccgaggacaggcaaaatcgacgtttcgagcaaaagccttattcctgatgaagggcttttgcccgaaacgtcgattttgcctgtcctcggattttgcctgtcctcggatgctgcctgaactgctgtgctcttccagcaccactgatcaagaatctggtttccagcatctgcagtcattgtttttacctcaaacaAAATGACTCCTGTTCCCCCTCCTGCTGCACCAGCTCCCCTGGCCTGGTGGGACTGTAGCCATGTGGCACAAACTGGGAAAACCCAGAACTCACACGGCAATGCCAAGGAAGGTGAGTGATCCCCGTCTCGGCAACTGGCCTCAGtatgctggggggggggggggaagaggtggTCTGGACTTGTGATGGAGAGGGAACAGGGAAAGGAGAGGTGTGAGCCACAGCTTCCTGACGTGGCGCAGGGATCTTGCTTTGCATTAATCCTGTCCGGAGCAAGGTGTCCCAGGCAGGATTACTTACCCTGTGTAGATTCCGGTGACCCCCTCGGCCTTCAGAATATTGGTCAGGGCGTGGAAGCTGGTCTTGTACTCCTTTGTGCGTGCCCCTTGGCCGCTCAACTGCATTCGGTTCTTCACCAGGTCCAAGGGCTGGACAAAGAAGGTGGCACCCATCCTGAAAGAGAAAACCCAGTTCTGATTCAGTCTGGTTTCCAAGCCTGGGGCGGGCAGGGTGTTAGACGCCCCAGAAAGAGATGCAAGAGTGCTGGCCAGTGAAACACACTCCTGTGTGGGGTGTCCTGTCAGATTATTAGGGCCTGAGCAGACCAGCAATGATTAAAATCTTACTTCCATCTCAGACACTGACAAAGCTTTATGCACAGactgcctacagtgtggaagcaggacctTTGACTTagtcccccaccccatccctgcgttccccatgactaacccacccagcctacacgtccctgagcactatgggcatttcagcacggccaattcacctgaacctgtacatctttggactgtgggattaaacccacacagacactgggagaaggtgcaaactccacacagccagtcggcTGAAAGTGGGgctgaacccggatccctggtgctgtgaggcagcagtgccaaccgctgagccaccgtgccattaaTGCAGCCTTGACTTTATCAGACACCCTTGTTGATAGAATTGCCAAGTGGGACAACAGGCCAAGTGGGGAAAGGTGCTAAGGTAACATGACCATGGGAAAGTGCTGTCCTCAGTGACAAATCTTGCAGGAAAAAGAGAAGCTGAGACCTTGGCAGCGTCTGTGGGAATTGCTTGTGTTTAAGAAACACAGGATTACGGGGTCTCAGCCCTTTTCactaggtggcatggtggctcagtgattagcactgctgccttactgtatcagggacctgggttcaattccagcctcaggctgtgtggagtttgcacatactcccagtgtctgtgtgggtttcctccgggtgctctggcttcctcccacagtccaaaggtcaggtgaattggccgtgctaaattgcctgtagtgttagatgaaggggtaaatgtaggggcatgggtgggttgcccttcagc
Proteins encoded in this region:
- the LOC122546851 gene encoding mitochondrial 2-oxoglutarate/malate carrier protein-like — its product is MAPEKAGGKARTSPKSIKFLFGGLAGMGATFFVQPLDLVKNRMQLSGQGARTKEYKTSFHALTNILKAEGVTGIYTGLSAGLLRQATYTTTRLGIYTVLFEKLTKADGTPPNFLLKALIGMTAGAIGAFVGTPAEVSLIRMTADG